A genomic stretch from Solanum stenotomum isolate F172 chromosome 8, ASM1918654v1, whole genome shotgun sequence includes:
- the LOC125874456 gene encoding uncharacterized protein LOC125874456: MDETSSKSEGKEIDDEFTEITLRQIELSDVDDFMEWATDEKVSQFCTWDTYTSKDQALDYINNNAILHPWLRVIWTKNRAIGAISVTPNSGCLDSCRAELGYVLAYKYWGKGIVTKAVKIAVSNIFEEWPNLERVEAFVDVDNKGSQRVLEKAGFLKEGVLRKFRTIKGRSPDMVIFSFLSTDVLFE; encoded by the coding sequence ATGGATGAAACAAGCAGCAAATCAGAAGGAAAAGAAATCGATGACGAATTCACTGAAATAACTCTGCGGCAAATTGAACTGTCAGATGTGGATGATTTCATGGAATGGGCAACAGATGAAAAAGTCAGCCAATTTTGCACTTGGGATACTTACACTTCCAAAGACCAAGCTCTAGATTACATCAACAATAATGCAATTCTCCATCCATGGTTGCGAGTTATTTGGACTAAAAACAGAGCAATTGGGGCAATTTCTGTGACACCAAATTCTGGTTGTTTGGATAGTTGTAGAGCAGAGCTTGGTTATGTATTGGCTTACAAATATTGGGGTAAAGGGATTGTCACAAAGGCAGTGAAAATTGCtgtatcaaatatatttgaagAATGGCCAAATCTTGAGAGGGTTGAGGCTTTTGTGGATGTAGACAATAAAGGATCACAAAGGGTGTTGGAAAAAGCTGGATTCTTGAAAGAAGGTGTTCTAAGAAAGTTCAGGACAATAAAGGGCAGATCACCAGATATGGTCATATTTAGCTTTCTATCAACAGATGTTCTGTTTGAATGA
- the LOC125874464 gene encoding non-specific lipid transfer protein GPI-anchored 5-like — protein sequence MADQRYEMSLALIVFTVIWAGVIAQESNDCTNVLVSMSPCLNYYADSSSPQLLGCCMQLSTVVDKKPECLCQVLNGSDSGLGLNINKTQLSALTTACKVQTPPASRCNGRGSASQGGSNDATSTNMAAPFSLFFFFIVSYASIIYIT from the exons ATGGCTGATCAAAGGTACGAAATGAGTCTTGCCTTGATTGTGTTCACGGTGATCTGGGCTGGAGTAATTGCTCAAGAAAGCAATGACTGCACAAACGTGTTGGTCAGCATGTCACCTTGCCTGAACTACTATGCGGACAGCTCCTCGCCACAACTCTTAGGTTGCTGCATGCAGCTTAGCACGGTGGTTGATAAAAAGCCAGAGTGCTTGTGCCAGGTTCTCAATGGGAGTGACTCCGGCCTGGGACTCAACATTAACAAGACTCAGTTATCGGCCCTCACTACCGCTTGCAAAGTTCAGACTCCACCTGCTAGCCGCTGCAACG GACGTGGATCTGCATCACAAGGAGGTTCCAATGATGCAACTTCAACCAATATGGCTGCTCCCTtttccttattctttttctttattgtttctTATGCTTCAATAATCTACATCACCTAA
- the LOC125873555 gene encoding LOW QUALITY PROTEIN: probable RNA helicase SDE3 (The sequence of the model RefSeq protein was modified relative to this genomic sequence to represent the inferred CDS: substituted 1 base at 1 genomic stop codon) — protein sequence MATIAYKSDDEYSTITDKGDIGFIDFDKYKXAYSYNPNEESDIVVISVPFPLIEGKPKSGFVGETVVDSITIENTTNETVELWSIKIYDSKPEDSFTLSLMKPPTACSDLQYVEEFMESFSLEDRMLQPGRPLTVWLTCKPKEIGLHTSAVHFNVGDDNIERLVFVLSEDKVSQSLNSSRPFHRNRRKKAPAIDVGFVGGSRPMRDSYSIFRHKLLSYPIPRDVREMIEKKRFPDVIGEGLRRDNYVAYFRTLLAIEEIKMEEDMRDYDMESVTMKRRGPHFLSLHVPGLAERRPSLVDGDHIFAKLATTCASEIITPYQGYIHRVEAEEVFLKFDKEFHDNHVGRNLYNVQFAFNRMGVRRLHQAIEATESLDGEIIFPSVISSTRNIQAAVLAPRNSCMLNKEQTSAVEKILGCEGGAPYVIHGPPGTGKTRTLIEAIIQLHITRKDARVLVCAPSNSAADHILEKLMSQQNVEVREHEIFRLNALTRPLDDVNPSCLRFCNVEDNAFKCPLLRELRRYRVIISTYASAFLLYAQGIKRGHLSHIFLDEAGQASEPDTMIPLSHLLRKETVVVLAGDPRQLGPVVFSKDAERYGLGRSYMERLFECELYSSLNENNATRLVRNYRCHPAILQLPSEMFYGGECMSIPCKEDDKTWLPPNKEFPLLFIGIQGCDEREGNNPSWFNRIEASKVVEIIRDLIQNKGLKEEDIGVITPYRQQVLKIRRALIQSFDWANIKVGSVEQFQGQERQVIIISTVRSTIQHNDFDRIHYLGFLNNPRRFNVAVTRARSLLVVIGNPHIICKDHYWNKLLWYCADNGSYKGCFLPEKLEIVQDDSEQAKSWDCEGAQANDWNQDQDQGGQVHNWDQDQEQGGYVNNWDQELGTS from the exons ATGGCCACAATTGCTTATAAGTCAGATGATGAATACTCAACTATTACTGATAAAGGAGACATTGGATTCATAGActttgacaaatataaataagcTTATAGCTACAATCCAAATGAAGAGAGTGATATAGTTGTTATATCTGTTCCATTTCCGCTGATAGAGGGAAAACCTAAATCAGGCTTTGTTGGGGAAACTGTTGTTGATTCAATCACAATAGAGAATACTACCAATGAAACCGTGGAGCTGTGGTCAATTAAGATCTATGACTCGAAACCTGAGGATTCATTCACGCTATCTCTGATGAAACCTCCAACTGCTTGTTCTGACTTGCAATATGTTGAGGAATTCATGGAGTCCTTTAGCTTAGAGGATAGAATGTTACAACCAGGTCGGCCACTAACTGTATGGCTGACTTGTAAACCCAAAGAAATTGGATTGCACACATCAGCTGTGCATTTCAATGTGGGTGATGACAACATAGAAAGGCTAGTTTTTGTCTTATCTGAGGACAAGGTTTCCCAATCCCTGAATTCGAGTAGGCCATTCCACAGAAACAGAAGGAAGAAAGCGCCAGCAATAGATGTTGGATTCGTTGGGGGTTCTCGTCCTATGAGGGATTCATATAGTATATTCAGACACAAACTTCTGTCATATCCAATTCCACGGGATGTAAGGGAAATGATAGAGAAGAAACGATTTCCTGATGTTATTGGGGAAGGTTTAAGAAGAGATAATTACGTTGCCTATTTTAGAACTTTACTAGCAATTGAAGAAATCAAGATGGAG GAAGACATGAGGGACTATGATATGGAGTCCGTCACCATGAAGCGCAGGGGACCACACTTTTTGTCCCTTCATGTCCCAGGGCTGGCTGAGAGGAGGCCATCGCTTGTTGATGGTGATCATATCTTTGCAAAGCTAGCTACCACATGTGCTAGTGAGATCATTACCCCTTACCAG GGTTATATTCACCGAGTTGAAGCAGAAGAGGTATTTTTGAAGTTTGATAAGGAATTTCACGACAACCATGTAGGTAGAAACCTTTACAACGTGCAGTTTGCCTTCAACCGTATGGGAGTGCGGAGGTTGCATCAAGCCATTGAAGCGACAGAAAGCTTAGATGGAGAAATTATATTTCCATCAGTCATATCCAGCACAAGAAACATACAAGCTGCTGTGCTGGCACCTCGTAATTCATGTATGCTTAACAAGGAGCAAACAAGTGCTGTTGAAAAGATTCTCGGGTGCGAAGGAGGGGCTCCATATGTTATCCATGGGCCTCCTGGTACAGGAAAAACAAGGACTCTTATAGAAGCTATCATCCAGCTACATATTACGAGGAAAGATGCTCGAGTTCTTGTGTGTGCACCTTCAAATAGTGCTGCAGACCATATACTTGAGAAACTTATGAGTCAGCAGAATGTTGAAGTGCGGGAGCATGAGATATTTAGGTTGAATGCACTCACACGTCCTTTAGACGATGTGAATCCTAGTTGCCTTCGGTTTTGCAATGTTGAAGATAATGCTTTTAAGTGTCCTCTTCTGAGGGAGCTTAGAAGATATAGGGTTATCATATCTACATATGCTAGCGCATTTCTTCTTTATGCACAAGGCATCAAACGAGGACACTTGTCTCATATTTTCTTGGACGAGGCAGGACAGGCATCGGAGCCTGATACCATGATTCCTCTGTCACATCTTTTAAGGAAGGAGACAGTAGTTGTACTAGCTGGTGACCCTCGGCAACTTGGTCCTGTAGTTTTCTCAAAAGATGCTGAAAGGTATGGATTGGGGAGGTCATACATGGAAAGGTTATTTGAATGTGAGTTATATAGTTCTCTCAACGAAAATAATGCTACCAGACTAGTAAGGAACTATCGGTGTCATCCGGCAATTTTGCAGCTTCCTTCAGAAATGTTTTATGGAGGAGAGTGTATGAGTATCCCATGTAAAGAAGATGATAAAACTTGGCTTCCACCAAACAAGGAATTTCCTTTGCTTTTCATTGGTATACAAGGTTGTGATGAAAGGGAAGGAAACAACCCATCATGGTTCAACAGGATCGAAGCAAGCAAGGTAGTAGAGATCATCAGAGATCTCATACAGAACAAAGGTCTCAAAGAGGAAGATATTGGGGTGATAACACCTTACAGGCAGCAAGTACTCAAAATAAGAAGAGCCCTAATTCAGAGCTTTGATTGGGCTAATATAAAGGTTGGCAGCGTAGAGCAATTCCAAGGTCAGGAGAGACAAGTTATTATCATATCCACCGTCCGATCAACTATACAGCATAATGACTTTGATAGAATCCATTATTTAGGATTTTTGAACAATCCGAGAAGGTTCAATGTTGCTGTTACAAGAGCTAGATCATTGCTTGTAGTTATCGGGAATCCACACATCATCTGCAAG GACCACTACTGGAACAAACTTTTGTGGTATTGTGCAGACAATGGCTCCTACAAAGGCTGCTTCTTACCTGAAAAACTGGAGATTGTTCAAGACGACTCGGAACAAGCAAAAAGTTGGGACTGTGAAGGAGCACAAGCTAATGATTGGAACCAAGATCAAGACCAAGGGGGACAAGTACACAATTGGGATCAAGACCAAGAACAAGGAGGATATGTTAACAATTGGGACCAAGAATTGGGAACAAGTTAA
- the LOC125874420 gene encoding protein CDC73 homolog: protein MDPLTLLREYTIRNELHKIVRIGDDYRFGNDYTFPCTIETAYRSKHVQANRYTLETLINFITNHHLKHTEYIQQSRSLRIPAVTLPDRKPLLDYLTGKTASSDSIEFLKFPQSNDTTVTVSVSAGVTGNEENVLGDVRALENQNPIELIKAAEKPLKDREAILFCKNRDFYSVFTAALRRDEERHRAESLQRKDGLVAKNRIDRGYGGGDEIGYDGGPKAKMHLKGSKIGEGVPIILVPSAFSTLITIYNVKDFLEDGVFIPTDVKLKQMKGSKPDCITVQKKFSRDRVVTAYEVRDKPSALKPEDWDRVVAVFVLGKDWQFKDWPFKDHVETFNRVVGFFLRFEDDSVESAKTVKQWNVKIISISKNKRHQDRAAALEVWEKLEEFMRSRSH from the exons ATGGATCCCCTCACACTCCTCCGCGAGTACACCATCCGCAACGAGCTCCACAAGATTGTCCGCATCGGCGACGACTACCGTTTCGGCAATGACTATACTTTCCCTTGCACAATCGAAACCGCTTATCGCTCCAAACATGTTCAAGCTAATCGCTACACTCTCGAAACCCTAATCAACTTCATCACCAATCACCACCTCAAACACACTGAATACATTCAGCAATCTCGTTCTCTTCGTATTCCGGCGGTTACCCTACCTGACCGTAAACCCCTTCTCGATTATCTCACCGGAAAGACTGCATCTTCAGATTCTATCGAATTCCTCAAATTCCCTCAGTCAAATGATACTACAGTAACTGTTTCTGTTTCAGCTGGTGTTACTGGCAATGAGGAGAATGTCTTGGGTGATGTTAGGGCTTTGGAAAATCAAAACCCTATTGAGTTGATAAAAGCTGCTGAGAAGCCTTTGAAGGATAGAGAAGCGATTTTGTTCTGTAAGAACCGGGATTTCTATAGTGTTTTTACGGCTGCGTTGCGTAGAGATGAGGAGCGGCACCGGGCGGAATCGTTGCAGAGAAAAGATGGGTTGGTTGCAAAGAATCGGATAGATAGGGGGTATGGAGGTGGTGATGAAATAGGATATGATGGAGGGCCCAAGGCGAAAATGCATTTGAAGGGGAGTAAGATAGGGGAGGGGGTTCCCATTATTTTGGTTCCCAGTGCGTTTTCAACTTTGATCACCATCTATAATGTGAAGGACTTTTTGGAGGATGGGGTGTTTATACCTACTGATGTGAAACTGAAGCAGATGAAGGGGTCAAAACCGGATTGTATAACAGTACAAAAGAAGTTTAGTAGGGATAGGGTAGTTACAGCATATGAGGTTAGAGATAAGCCTTCTGCCTTGAAGCCGGAAGATTGGGACCGTGTGGTGGCAGTTTTTGTGTTGGGGAAAGACTGGCAGTTCAAAGATTGGCCTTTTAAGGATCATGTTGAGACCTTTAACAGGG TTGTAGGATTTTTCTTGCGTTTTGAGGATGATAGTGTGGAGTCAGCGAAGACCGTGAAGCAATGGAACGTCAAGATTATCTCG ATAAGTAAGAACAAACGACACCAGGACAGAGCTGCAGCACTTGAGGTGTGGgagaaacttgaagaatttATGCGGTCTCGGTCTCATTGA
- the LOC125874462 gene encoding non-specific lipid transfer protein GPI-anchored 5-like — MSKMGWNVKICMTLVAILVIGNNYMISRGAMAQSNCMNAFLSMYSCLSYVTGSTPKTPPSSSCCSALSGVLQSQPRCLCTIANGGGSSLGVQINQTLALALPAACNLKTPPVSRCYAGNGPAMSPISRGSPVGSPEGSSSDETADPPMPGFEENWE; from the exons ATGTCAAAAATGGGATGGAACGTCAAAATTTGCATGACTTTAGTTGCAATATTAGTAATAGGGAATAACTACATGATTTCAAGAGGAGCAATGGCTCAATCTAACTGCATGAATGCATTTTTAAGCATGTATTCATGTCTTAGCTATGTCACTGGATCAACTCCAAAAACTCCACCGTCGAGCTCTTGCTGCTCCGCCCTCTCAGGGGTACTGCAATCGCAGCCAAGATGTCTTTGCACCATTGCTAATGGAGGTGGTTCGTCGTTAGGAgttcaaattaatcaaactcTTGCACTTGCATTACCTGCTGCATGCAACCTTAAAACTCCTCCTGTTAGTAGATGTTACG CTGGTAATGGACCGGCAATGTCTCCAATCTCAAGGGGCTCTCCAGTGGGCTCGCCAGAGGGTTCATCTTCCGACGAGACTGCGGATCCTCCAATGCCAG GGTTCGAAGAGAACTGGGAGTAG